The following proteins are encoded in a genomic region of Mycobacterium sp. 155:
- a CDS encoding RNA polymerase sigma factor, which translates to MSAETDAPRALLALYDEALPVVYGYFVRRCGNRGTAEDLTSETFLAAMDAARKPSPPQLSVPWLIGVARHKLADHYRRRHDRFSVPVAELPEPVDPVDDWDAELDRIVAESILARLPEQHRTVLALRYMDDCTVPECAELIGRTVHATEALLVRARRAFRMQYPGPEGGKS; encoded by the coding sequence GTGAGTGCCGAAACAGACGCTCCGCGGGCACTGCTAGCCCTCTACGACGAGGCGCTGCCGGTGGTGTACGGGTACTTCGTCCGGCGCTGCGGTAACCGCGGAACTGCGGAGGATCTGACGTCGGAGACGTTCCTGGCGGCGATGGATGCCGCCCGCAAACCGTCCCCGCCGCAGCTTTCGGTGCCATGGCTGATCGGGGTGGCCCGGCACAAGCTGGCCGACCACTACCGGCGGCGCCACGACCGATTCAGCGTTCCGGTGGCCGAATTGCCCGAACCGGTCGACCCGGTCGACGACTGGGATGCGGAGTTGGACCGCATCGTCGCCGAAAGCATCCTGGCCCGGCTGCCGGAGCAACATCGAACGGTGCTCGCCCTGCGGTACATGGACGACTGCACAGTGCCCGAATGCGCCGAGCTGATCGGTCGCACCGTTCATGCCACCGAAGCCCTGCTGGTGCGGGCCCGCCGGGCATTTCGAATGCAATACCCAGGACCGGAAGGAGGGAAGTCATGA
- a CDS encoding VOC family protein: MNNNRDPLTVLNDADLPVAPDPQFADRLRARLESALALPNRTQGVVMTGTDNAIAALTSEPAATSSPRPAATSSPRPAATSSPRPAAVPYLAVPNARAAIAWYVEALGAVQVGEPIVTDDGRIGHAELTLAGGTLYLADEFPEMGLKAPAPQENSVSLLLQVTDTDAALNRARRHGAQVQREPYENYGSRNATIIDPAGHRWMLVGPSTGSPALIQHGDVGYVSVWAPDPDKAAAFYGHVLDWVYDPVARKVTNTVQHIGIYPMPGAPTLFCCYAVTDLDAARRAITAGGGVAGEAQPMEFGTVLDATDPSGTAFAVFQPSTEVPRPALNGAGPGELSYLTYEVTDSAAFKEFYGRVFSWTFEPGHIDDGWGIQGSQPMSGVAGGSSTTTAVPMWTVADIDAAVARVREVGGTVLQEPTQQPYGLMAECVDDQGSRFYLGQF; this comes from the coding sequence ATCAACAACAACCGCGACCCGTTGACCGTGCTAAATGACGCCGACCTCCCGGTTGCCCCCGATCCGCAATTCGCCGACCGGCTGCGCGCGCGTCTGGAATCAGCCCTCGCACTTCCGAATCGAACCCAAGGAGTTGTCATGACCGGCACCGATAACGCCATCGCCGCCCTGACCTCTGAACCCGCCGCCACATCATCTCCGCGGCCCGCCGCCACATCATCTCCGCGGCCCGCCGCTACATCATCTCCGCGGCCCGCCGCGGTCCCCTACCTGGCTGTGCCCAACGCCCGTGCCGCCATCGCCTGGTACGTCGAGGCGCTCGGCGCCGTGCAGGTCGGCGAACCGATCGTGACGGATGACGGCCGCATCGGCCACGCCGAACTCACCCTCGCCGGCGGCACACTGTACCTGGCCGATGAGTTTCCCGAGATGGGTTTGAAAGCCCCGGCGCCACAGGAGAATTCAGTAAGCTTGTTGCTACAGGTGACCGACACGGATGCGGCATTGAATCGGGCCCGCCGCCATGGTGCGCAGGTGCAACGGGAGCCGTACGAGAACTATGGATCGCGCAACGCGACCATCATCGACCCGGCTGGTCACCGCTGGATGCTGGTCGGGCCGTCTACCGGTTCGCCGGCGCTGATCCAGCACGGCGATGTCGGGTATGTGTCGGTGTGGGCCCCCGACCCCGACAAGGCCGCGGCGTTCTACGGGCATGTCCTGGACTGGGTCTATGACCCGGTCGCCCGCAAGGTCACCAACACGGTGCAGCACATCGGGATCTATCCGATGCCGGGTGCGCCCACGCTGTTCTGCTGCTACGCCGTCACCGACCTGGACGCGGCCCGGCGGGCCATCACCGCGGGCGGCGGGGTCGCCGGAGAAGCCCAGCCGATGGAATTCGGCACGGTCCTGGACGCCACCGATCCCAGCGGCACGGCCTTCGCCGTGTTCCAGCCGTCCACCGAAGTCCCCCGCCCCGCCCTCAATGGCGCAGGGCCAGGCGAACTTTCGTATCTCACCTACGAAGTGACCGATTCCGCAGCGTTCAAGGAGTTCTACGGCCGAGTGTTCTCCTGGACGTTCGAACCGGGCCATATCGACGACGGCTGGGGCATCCAGGGCAGCCAGCCGATGTCAGGCGTGGCCGGGGGCAGCTCAACCACGACCGCGGTGCCGATGTGGACCGTCGCCGATATCGATGCCGCGGTAGCCCGGGTGCGGGAGGTCGGCGGGACAGTCCTGCAGGAACCGACCCAGCAGCCCTACGGATTGATGGCCGAGTGCGTCGACGATCAGGGCAGCCGGTTCTACCTCGGCCAGTTCTGA
- a CDS encoding Lrp/AsnC family transcriptional regulator, with translation MEHLDETDERILAGLTEHARATYAEIGQQVNLSAPAVKRRVDRMVAAGVIRGFTTVVDRNVLGWRTEAYVQVFCHGTIAPAELRAAWVDIPEIVSAATVTGTADAILHVLARDMRHLEEALERIRASANIERSESIVVLSNLIERTTP, from the coding sequence ATGGAACATCTGGACGAGACCGACGAACGGATCCTTGCTGGGCTTACTGAGCACGCCAGGGCCACCTACGCAGAGATCGGGCAACAGGTGAACCTGTCAGCCCCTGCGGTCAAGCGGCGGGTGGACCGCATGGTCGCCGCGGGGGTGATCCGCGGCTTCACCACTGTGGTCGATCGCAATGTGCTGGGGTGGCGCACCGAGGCCTATGTCCAGGTCTTCTGCCATGGCACCATCGCGCCCGCGGAGCTGCGCGCGGCCTGGGTCGACATACCCGAAATCGTCAGTGCGGCAACTGTAACCGGGACTGCGGATGCGATCCTGCACGTACTCGCGCGGGATATGCGACACCTGGAAGAGGCGCTGGAACGCATTCGGGCGAGCGCCAACATCGAGCGCAGTGAGAGTATCGTGGTGCTCTCGAACCTCATCGAACGCACGACGCCGTAA
- the ddaH gene encoding dimethylargininase, whose translation MTTLGEVIPVSDATTSTPRRAITRSYAMTEPRYFAVEYAINPWMDTSTPVDPQRAVNQWDALRRTYLDLGHAVDLVPPRPGLPDMVYAANGGIVVGDAAVVAKFAYPQRAAEADAYADWMTSRGLTPVRTGHINEGQGDFLLVGSTLLAGWGFRTERDAHEEVATITGLSVVSLELVDPRFYHLDTALAVLDNTTIAYYPAAFTDAGRCRITELFPDAIEVTTADANVLGLNVVSDGRHVVMPSTATGFAEQLRSAGFEPIGVDLSELLKGGGSVKCCTLELHP comes from the coding sequence ATGACAACTCTTGGCGAGGTCATACCCGTCTCCGATGCCACTACTTCCACGCCGCGCCGAGCCATAACCCGCAGCTATGCCATGACCGAGCCCCGGTACTTCGCCGTGGAGTACGCGATCAATCCGTGGATGGACACGTCGACCCCGGTCGACCCACAGCGGGCGGTGAACCAATGGGACGCCCTGCGTCGGACGTATCTCGATCTCGGCCACGCTGTCGACCTGGTTCCACCGCGCCCCGGGCTACCCGACATGGTCTACGCCGCCAACGGTGGCATCGTCGTGGGCGACGCCGCCGTGGTCGCGAAGTTTGCTTACCCACAGCGCGCCGCCGAGGCCGACGCCTATGCCGACTGGATGACCAGTCGAGGTCTGACGCCAGTCCGCACCGGTCATATCAACGAGGGGCAGGGCGACTTCCTCCTCGTAGGATCAACTCTGTTGGCGGGCTGGGGTTTTCGCACAGAACGCGATGCGCATGAGGAAGTCGCGACCATCACGGGACTGTCGGTGGTCAGCCTGGAACTGGTCGACCCGCGTTTCTACCACCTCGACACCGCCTTGGCCGTCCTCGACAACACCACCATCGCCTACTACCCGGCGGCTTTCACCGACGCCGGCCGGTGTCGGATAACGGAGCTGTTTCCCGACGCCATCGAGGTCACCACCGCCGACGCGAACGTCCTCGGTCTCAACGTCGTCTCCGACGGACGCCATGTCGTGATGCCTTCGACGGCCACAGGTTTCGCGGAACAACTTCGCTCCGCCGGATTCGAGCCGATCGGTGTCGATCTCAGCGAACTGCTGAAAGGCGGCGGATCCGTGAAATGCTGCACCCTGGAGCTACACCCGTGA
- the rocD gene encoding ornithine--oxo-acid transaminase yields the protein MLHGMDSEVISAAIALDESYVAHNYAPLPVVAASAEGAWITDVTGRRYLDCLAAYSAVNFGHRNPEIIAAAHAQLDTLTLVSRAFHADRLAPFCAALAGLCNKGMVLPMNSGAEAVESGIKVARKWGTDVKGVTPGQGNIVVAHNNFHGRTTTIISFSDDEMARRGFGPYTPGFRSIPFGDADALADAVDDNTVAVLIEPIQGEAGIIVPPADFLPRVRQICTARNVLMIADEIQSGLGRTGRTFACEHWNVIPDVYLLGKALGGGVLPLSALVADRDVLGVLHPGEHGSTFGGNPLAAAIGSTVVAMLQRGEFQSRSAELGAHLHARLQALVGHGVLAVRGLGLWAGVDIEPELGTGKQLCLALAQRGVLVKDTHGSTLRFAPPLVVTADEIDWAVDQFADALAEARQSR from the coding sequence ATGCTGCATGGCATGGACTCCGAGGTGATCAGTGCCGCCATCGCACTCGACGAGAGTTACGTCGCACACAATTACGCCCCCTTGCCGGTGGTGGCCGCCAGCGCCGAGGGGGCATGGATCACCGATGTGACCGGCCGGCGATATCTGGACTGCCTGGCGGCATATTCGGCAGTGAACTTCGGCCACCGCAACCCGGAGATCATCGCTGCGGCGCACGCCCAGCTGGACACCCTGACGCTCGTCAGCCGCGCATTCCACGCCGATCGGCTGGCACCGTTCTGCGCCGCGCTCGCCGGGCTGTGCAACAAGGGCATGGTGCTGCCGATGAACAGCGGTGCCGAGGCCGTCGAGAGCGGCATCAAGGTCGCCCGCAAGTGGGGCACCGACGTCAAGGGCGTCACCCCCGGCCAGGGCAATATCGTGGTTGCCCACAACAACTTCCACGGTCGCACCACCACCATCATCAGTTTCTCCGACGACGAGATGGCACGCCGCGGCTTCGGTCCCTACACGCCCGGGTTCCGCTCGATACCGTTCGGCGACGCCGATGCACTGGCCGACGCGGTCGACGACAACACGGTCGCGGTACTCATCGAACCCATCCAGGGCGAGGCCGGCATCATCGTCCCGCCCGCCGACTTCCTGCCGCGGGTACGCCAGATCTGTACCGCGCGCAACGTGCTGATGATCGCCGACGAGATCCAGTCCGGCCTCGGCCGTACCGGCCGCACCTTCGCGTGTGAGCATTGGAACGTCATCCCCGATGTCTATCTGCTGGGCAAGGCACTGGGCGGTGGTGTGCTACCCCTGTCGGCGCTGGTGGCCGACCGCGATGTGCTCGGTGTGCTGCATCCCGGCGAGCACGGTTCGACCTTCGGCGGCAACCCACTGGCCGCCGCGATCGGCAGCACCGTGGTGGCGATGCTGCAGCGTGGTGAATTCCAGTCCCGCTCAGCCGAACTCGGCGCGCACCTGCATGCCCGGCTACAGGCATTGGTCGGCCATGGCGTGCTCGCGGTACGGGGCCTCGGCCTGTGGGCGGGTGTCGACATCGAACCAGAGCTGGGTACCGGCAAACAGCTGTGCCTGGCTCTGGCCCAGCGCGGCGTGCTGGTCAAGGATACCCACGGCTCGACGTTGCGGTTCGCCCCGCCCTTGGTGGTCACGGCTGATGAGATCGACTGGGCCGTCGATCAATTCGCCGACGCCCTCGCCGAAGCTCGCCAGTCACGTTAG
- a CDS encoding phage holin family protein codes for MVRFLVRVAVFLGSAAIGLLVASLLIPGVSVSASGFVTTVVVFALAQSILAPFIAKMASRYASAFLGGIGLVSTLVALFLATVLTHGLSIRGLGSWVGATVVVWLVTALATLLLPLLVVRRKAGEATPR; via the coding sequence ATGGTGCGTTTCCTGGTGCGGGTGGCAGTCTTTCTCGGTTCCGCGGCGATCGGACTGCTGGTGGCGTCGCTTCTGATCCCTGGTGTATCCGTGTCGGCTTCAGGCTTTGTAACCACTGTGGTGGTGTTCGCCCTCGCGCAGTCGATACTCGCGCCGTTCATCGCGAAGATGGCCTCCCGCTATGCATCGGCGTTCCTCGGCGGCATCGGGCTGGTTTCCACGCTGGTCGCGCTGTTCTTGGCGACGGTCCTCACCCACGGGCTGTCGATCCGCGGCCTGGGTTCCTGGGTGGGGGCCACTGTGGTGGTATGGCTGGTCACGGCACTGGCTACGCTGCTGCTGCCGCTGCTGGTGGTCCGGCGCAAAGCCGGCGAAGCAACTCCGCGATAG
- a CDS encoding SHOCT domain-containing protein — MIGRYLKAQLWVLLCGGLVGPIFLVVYFAIGEPSLLRWMFWTGLLVTAADVLIALAITNYGAKSAAKSQFLEQDGVLALAQVIGIAETGTQINDQPLVKLDLHIEGPGLAPFESQDRVIASVTRLPLITGRKLVVLVDPATNDYQIDWQRSALVGGLTPAQFTVDEDHRTYDLSGQAGPLLEILRILKANNVPMTGTVDIRSNPVVRQQVTNVVRRTTAQQAPPAPTMQAPQPLTAQRLQELETLRATGAITDAEYSAKRQQIIAEL, encoded by the coding sequence ATGATCGGGCGATATCTGAAGGCTCAGCTGTGGGTATTGCTCTGCGGCGGTCTGGTCGGGCCGATTTTTCTTGTCGTGTATTTCGCGATCGGCGAGCCGAGCTTGCTGCGGTGGATGTTCTGGACCGGTCTGCTTGTCACCGCGGCGGATGTCCTGATAGCCCTGGCAATCACGAACTACGGCGCCAAGTCCGCGGCCAAGTCGCAGTTCTTGGAGCAGGATGGTGTTCTCGCGCTGGCCCAAGTCATCGGTATTGCCGAGACCGGCACTCAGATCAATGATCAGCCGTTGGTGAAGCTCGACCTGCACATCGAAGGTCCCGGGCTGGCGCCGTTCGAGAGTCAGGACCGCGTCATCGCCTCCGTGACGCGACTGCCGCTGATCACCGGACGCAAACTGGTCGTCCTGGTCGACCCTGCCACCAACGACTATCAAATCGATTGGCAACGAAGCGCTTTGGTTGGCGGACTGACGCCGGCCCAGTTCACCGTGGACGAGGACCACCGCACCTATGATCTGTCCGGACAAGCTGGCCCGCTGTTGGAGATCTTACGGATCCTCAAGGCCAACAACGTACCGATGACCGGTACCGTCGACATCAGGTCCAATCCTGTGGTGCGCCAACAAGTCACAAATGTGGTGCGTCGCACTACCGCGCAGCAGGCTCCACCCGCACCGACCATGCAGGCTCCCCAACCGTTGACCGCGCAACGGTTGCAGGAATTGGAGACGTTGCGCGCCACCGGTGCCATCACCGACGCCGAGTACTCAGCCAAACGGCAGCAGATCATCGCAGAGCTATAG
- a CDS encoding cutinase family protein yields MGLAGLSAAPAHAAPECPDVHWIGAAGSGERNNPTVNGGMGRVIYRSLQDLSQQVQRDGRTVTAEAVNYPAVAVPDTGNLLGWAGFMNSVDAGVTALANQYAAFTQQCPSTKVVLAGYSQGAMVVHRNLQTLASSPNLAAVLLVADGDRLPADPTYNLGSATAAWAGEGMGMAQQWPIMAHAPTSPLPLSVGSRTISVCDVGDPVCDAISDDQEVTPAGVAIHTGYARSHAGGYAWTWPLYQLLAPAMSVSQLAPVRPSM; encoded by the coding sequence ATGGGGCTCGCGGGCTTGTCCGCTGCTCCGGCGCATGCCGCCCCGGAATGTCCTGACGTGCACTGGATCGGTGCCGCCGGCTCAGGTGAGCGGAACAACCCGACGGTCAATGGCGGGATGGGCCGGGTGATCTACCGGTCCCTGCAGGATCTTTCGCAGCAGGTCCAACGCGACGGTCGCACCGTCACCGCTGAGGCGGTCAACTATCCGGCGGTGGCCGTCCCCGATACCGGCAATCTGCTGGGTTGGGCCGGTTTCATGAACAGCGTCGATGCCGGGGTCACCGCGTTGGCGAATCAGTACGCCGCCTTCACCCAGCAGTGCCCATCCACCAAGGTGGTGCTGGCCGGATACTCCCAAGGCGCGATGGTGGTGCACCGAAATCTGCAAACGCTCGCGAGCAGTCCGAATCTGGCGGCCGTGTTGTTGGTCGCCGACGGCGATCGGTTGCCGGCCGACCCGACGTACAACCTGGGTAGCGCTACCGCGGCGTGGGCCGGGGAAGGGATGGGAATGGCACAGCAGTGGCCGATCATGGCGCACGCGCCGACGTCCCCGCTGCCACTGTCCGTCGGATCCCGCACGATCAGCGTGTGCGACGTGGGCGATCCCGTCTGTGACGCCATTTCCGACGACCAAGAAGTGACGCCGGCGGGCGTGGCGATCCACACCGGTTACGCGCGTTCGCATGCCGGCGGGTACGCGTGGACCTGGCCGCTGTATCAACTGTTGGCTCCGGCAATGTCGGTCAGTCAGCTCGCGCCTGTCAGACCGTCGATGTGA
- the tuf gene encoding elongation factor Tu: MAKAKFERTKPHVNIGTIGHVDHGKTTLTAAITKVLHDKYPELNESRAFDQIDNAPEERQRGITINISHVEYQTEKRHYAHVDAPGHADYIKNMITGAAQMDGAILVVAATDGPMPQTREHVLLARQVGVPYILVALNKSDAVDDEELIELVEMEVRELLAAQDFDEDAPVVRVSALKALEGDEKWVKSVEELMDAVDESIPDPVRETDKPFLMPVEDVFTITGRGTVVTGRVERGVVNVNEEVEIVGIRPTTTKTTVTGVEMFRKLLDQGQAGDNVGLLLRGIKREDVERGQVVVKPGTTTPHTDFEGQVYILSKDEGGRHTPFFNNYRPQFYFRTTDVTGVVTLPEGTEMVMPGDNTDISVKLIQPVAMDEGLRFAIREGGRTVGAGRVTKINK; encoded by the coding sequence GTGGCGAAGGCGAAGTTCGAGCGGACGAAGCCGCACGTCAACATCGGGACCATCGGTCACGTTGACCACGGCAAGACCACGCTTACTGCAGCAATCACCAAGGTTCTGCACGACAAGTACCCGGAGTTGAACGAATCGCGCGCATTCGACCAGATCGACAATGCGCCTGAGGAGCGTCAGCGCGGTATCACCATCAACATCTCCCACGTGGAGTACCAGACCGAGAAGCGTCACTACGCGCACGTGGACGCCCCGGGTCACGCCGACTACATCAAGAACATGATCACCGGTGCAGCCCAGATGGACGGCGCCATCCTGGTGGTCGCCGCCACTGACGGCCCGATGCCGCAGACCCGCGAGCACGTGCTGCTGGCCCGCCAGGTGGGTGTGCCCTACATCCTGGTCGCGCTGAACAAGTCGGACGCGGTGGACGACGAGGAGCTCATCGAGCTCGTCGAGATGGAGGTCCGCGAGCTGCTGGCCGCGCAGGACTTCGACGAGGACGCCCCCGTCGTGAGGGTTTCGGCGCTCAAGGCGCTGGAAGGCGACGAGAAGTGGGTCAAGTCCGTCGAGGAACTGATGGATGCCGTCGACGAGTCGATCCCGGATCCGGTTCGTGAGACCGACAAGCCGTTCCTGATGCCCGTCGAGGACGTCTTCACCATCACCGGTCGTGGCACCGTGGTCACCGGCCGCGTCGAGCGCGGCGTGGTCAACGTCAACGAAGAGGTCGAGATCGTCGGCATCCGCCCGACCACGACCAAGACCACCGTCACCGGTGTCGAGATGTTCCGCAAGCTGCTCGACCAGGGTCAGGCCGGTGACAACGTCGGTCTGCTGCTGCGTGGTATCAAGCGTGAGGACGTCGAGCGTGGCCAGGTTGTGGTCAAGCCCGGCACCACCACCCCGCATACCGATTTCGAGGGCCAGGTCTACATCCTGTCCAAGGACGAGGGTGGCCGCCACACGCCGTTCTTCAACAACTACCGTCCGCAGTTCTACTTCCGCACCACCGACGTGACCGGTGTTGTGACGCTGCCGGAGGGCACCGAGATGGTCATGCCCGGTGACAACACCGACATCTCCGTCAAGCTGATCCAGCCTGTCGCCATGGATGAGGGCCTTCGCTTCGCGATCCGCGAAGGTGGCCGTACCGTCGGCGCCGGCCGGGTTACGAAGATCAACAAGTAG
- the fusA gene encoding elongation factor G: MAQDVLTDLSKVRNIGIMAHIDAGKTTTTERILYYTGVNYKIGETHDGASTTDWMEQEQERGITITSAAVTCFWNGNQINIIDTPGHVDFTVEVERSLRVLDGAVAVFDGKEGVEPQSEQVWRQADKYDVPRICFVNKMDKLGADFYFTVQTIKDRLGAKPLVIQLPIGAENDFEGIVDLVEMNAKVWRGETKLGESYETVEIPADLAERAAEYRAELMDTVAETDEALLEKYLGGEELTIDEIKGAIRKLTVSSELYPVLCGSAFKNKGVQPMLDAVIDYLPSPLDVESVRGHAPGKEDEEILRRPSTDEPFAALAFKIAVHPFFGKLTYVRVYSGKVESGAQVINATKGKKERLGKLFQMHANKENPVETAAAGHIYAVIGLKDTTTGDTLSDANNQVVLESMTFPDPVIEVAIEPKTKSDQEKLGTAIQKLAEEDPTFKVHLDQETGQTVIGGMGELHLDILVDRMRREFKVEANVGKPQVAYRETIRRKVEKVEYTHKKQTGGSGQFAKVLIDLEPFHGEDGATYEFENKVTGGRIPREYIPSVDAGAQDAMQYGVLAGYPLVNVKVTLLDGAYHEVDSSEMAFKVAGSQVLKKAAQAAQPVILEPIMAVEVTTPEDYMGDVIGDLNSRRGQIQAMEERSGARVVKAQVPLSEMFGYVGDLRSKTQGRANYSMVFDSYAEVPANVSKEIIAKATGQ; the protein is encoded by the coding sequence GTGGCACAGGACGTGCTGACTGACCTGAGTAAGGTCCGCAACATCGGCATCATGGCGCACATCGACGCCGGCAAGACGACGACGACCGAGCGCATCCTCTACTACACCGGCGTCAACTACAAGATCGGCGAGACGCACGACGGTGCCTCCACGACCGACTGGATGGAGCAGGAGCAGGAGCGGGGTATCACCATCACCTCCGCCGCTGTGACGTGCTTCTGGAACGGCAACCAGATCAACATCATCGACACCCCCGGGCACGTCGATTTCACCGTCGAGGTGGAGCGCTCGCTGCGCGTGCTCGATGGTGCGGTCGCCGTCTTCGACGGCAAGGAAGGTGTCGAGCCGCAGTCCGAGCAGGTGTGGCGGCAGGCCGACAAGTACGACGTCCCGCGTATCTGCTTCGTCAACAAGATGGACAAGCTGGGTGCCGACTTCTACTTCACCGTGCAGACCATCAAGGACCGCCTCGGTGCCAAGCCGCTGGTGATCCAGCTGCCGATCGGTGCCGAGAACGACTTCGAGGGCATCGTCGACCTGGTCGAGATGAACGCCAAGGTGTGGCGTGGCGAGACCAAGCTCGGTGAGAGCTACGAGACCGTCGAGATTCCCGCGGACCTGGCCGAGAGGGCCGCCGAGTACCGTGCCGAGCTCATGGATACCGTCGCCGAGACGGACGAGGCGCTGCTGGAGAAGTACCTGGGCGGCGAAGAGCTGACCATCGACGAGATCAAGGGCGCCATCCGCAAACTGACGGTGTCCAGCGAGCTGTACCCGGTGCTGTGTGGCAGCGCGTTCAAGAACAAGGGCGTTCAGCCCATGCTCGACGCGGTCATCGACTACCTGCCGTCGCCGCTGGACGTCGAGTCGGTCCGTGGCCACGCCCCGGGCAAGGAGGACGAGGAGATCTTGCGTCGTCCGTCCACCGACGAGCCGTTCGCCGCGCTGGCGTTCAAGATCGCCGTGCACCCGTTCTTCGGCAAGCTCACCTACGTGCGCGTGTACTCGGGCAAGGTCGAGTCCGGCGCGCAGGTCATCAACGCCACCAAGGGCAAGAAGGAACGGCTGGGCAAGCTGTTCCAGATGCACGCCAACAAGGAGAACCCGGTCGAGACGGCCGCCGCGGGCCACATCTACGCGGTGATCGGTCTCAAGGACACCACCACGGGCGACACCCTGAGCGATGCGAACAACCAGGTCGTGCTGGAGTCGATGACCTTCCCGGACCCGGTTATCGAGGTGGCCATCGAGCCCAAGACCAAGAGCGACCAGGAGAAGCTGGGCACCGCGATCCAGAAGCTCGCCGAAGAGGATCCCACCTTCAAGGTGCACCTGGACCAGGAGACCGGCCAGACCGTCATCGGCGGCATGGGCGAGCTTCACCTGGACATCCTGGTGGACCGCATGCGCCGCGAGTTCAAGGTCGAGGCCAACGTCGGCAAGCCGCAGGTGGCCTACCGCGAGACCATCCGCCGCAAGGTGGAGAAGGTCGAGTACACCCACAAGAAGCAGACGGGTGGCTCGGGCCAGTTCGCGAAGGTGCTCATCGACCTGGAGCCGTTCCACGGCGAGGACGGTGCGACCTACGAGTTCGAGAACAAGGTCACCGGTGGCCGCATCCCGCGTGAGTACATCCCGTCGGTGGATGCCGGTGCGCAGGACGCCATGCAGTACGGCGTGCTCGCCGGTTACCCGCTGGTGAACGTGAAGGTCACCCTGCTCGACGGCGCCTACCACGAGGTCGACTCCTCGGAAATGGCATTCAAGGTTGCCGGCTCGCAGGTGCTGAAGAAGGCCGCGCAGGCCGCTCAGCCGGTCATTCTCGAGCCCATCATGGCCGTCGAGGTCACCACGCCCGAGGACTACATGGGCGACGTGATCGGCGACTTGAACTCCCGCCGTGGTCAGATCCAGGCCATGGAGGAGCGCAGTGGTGCGCGCGTCGTCAAGGCGCAGGTGCCGCTGTCGGAGATGTTCGGCTACGTCGGCGACCTCCGGTCGAAGACCCAGGGCCGGGCGAACTACTCCATGGTGTTCGATTCGTACGCCGAGGTTCCGGCGAACGTGTCGAAGGAGATCATCGCGAAGGCGACGGGTCAGTAA
- the rpsG gene encoding 30S ribosomal protein S7 — translation MPRKGPAPKRPLVNDPVYGSQLVTQLVNKVLLDGKKSLAERIVYGALEQARDKTGTDPVVTLKRALDNVKPALEVRSRRVGGATYQVPVEVRPDRSTTLALRWLVSFSKARREKTMVERLANEILDASNGLGAAVKRREDTHKMAEANRAFAHYRW, via the coding sequence ATGCCGCGCAAGGGTCCCGCGCCGAAGCGTCCGTTGGTCAACGATCCGGTTTACGGGTCGCAGCTGGTCACCCAGCTGGTCAACAAGGTTCTGCTGGACGGTAAGAAGTCGCTGGCCGAGCGCATTGTCTACGGTGCGCTGGAGCAGGCCCGCGACAAGACCGGCACTGATCCGGTCGTCACCCTCAAGCGTGCGCTCGACAACGTCAAGCCCGCCCTCGAGGTGCGCAGCCGCCGCGTCGGTGGCGCGACCTACCAGGTCCCGGTCGAGGTGCGTCCCGATCGCTCCACCACGCTGGCATTGCGCTGGCTGGTGAGCTTCTCCAAGGCCCGTCGCGAGAAGACCATGGTCGAGCGCCTCGCCAATGAGATCCTCGACGCCAGCAACGGCTTGGGTGCCGCGGTCAAGCGTCGCGAGGACACCCACAAGATGGCCGAAGCGAACCGGGCTTTCGCGCACTACCGCTGGTGA
- the rpsL gene encoding 30S ribosomal protein S12 gives MPTINQLVRKGRRDKVAKVKTAALKGSPQRRGVCTRVYTTTPKKPNSALRKVARVKLTSGVEVTAYIPGEGHNLQEHSMVLVRGGRVKDLPGVRYKIIRGSLDTQGVKNRKQARSRYGAKKEKS, from the coding sequence ATGCCAACCATCAACCAGCTGGTCCGCAAGGGTCGCCGCGACAAGGTCGCGAAGGTCAAGACCGCGGCCCTCAAGGGCAGCCCGCAGCGCCGCGGCGTGTGCACCCGCGTGTACACCACCACCCCGAAGAAGCCGAACTCGGCGCTTCGTAAGGTTGCCCGCGTGAAGCTGACCAGCGGGGTTGAGGTCACCGCTTACATCCCGGGTGAGGGCCACAACCTGCAGGAGCACTCGATGGTGCTGGTGCGTGGCGGTCGTGTGAAGGACCTCCCCGGCGTCCGTTACAAGATCATCCGCGGGTCGCTGGACACCCAGGGTGTCAAGAACCGCAAGCAGGCCCGTAGCCGTTACGGCGCCAAGAAGGAGAAGAGCTGA